One Brassica napus cultivar Da-Ae chromosome C4, Da-Ae, whole genome shotgun sequence genomic region harbors:
- the LOC106391617 gene encoding rhodanese-like domain-containing protein 7, translated as MLRFYHWRFPPSLAAARMLSSPPPPPPTPHSQPSISSGVSNSISTTKNFKPKLLSTQSQLQNLSSSPLKSTVACSSSGPIRQNMTTVSQCFSTKQEPVESDKSSLLVVSFYKFADFPDHADLRKPLKDLCEELCVSGGIILAPEGINGSICGSRESVERVLAFIQSDVRLSGLRQVETPVSPEQEAIHHGHSSGSPLAAGEDAPFRWDHVRVKLKKEIVTLGMPSVSPIERVGTYVSPEEWNELISDPETVVIDVRNTYETRIGKFKGAVDPCTTAFRHFPSWVEDQFALKQEGNETQAKVEKNEEEKAEKPKGLPRIAMYCTGGIRCEKASSFLLSQGFEEVYHLKGGILKYLEQVPKTESLWEGECFVFDKRVSVEHGLAQGTHKLCYGCKQPISDEDMEAPEYESGVSCPYCYSEKSEEEKERARARQIQFEEWGVIGGPDKGRRPATKPDSPRKSSAKFGSSI; from the exons ATGCTACGTTTCTACCACTGGAGATTTCCGCCGTCCCTCGCCGCCGCGAGAATGCtctcatcaccaccaccaccaccaccaacacCTCACTCTCAACCTTCCATCTCCAGCGGCGTCTCAAATTCGATCTCAACCACTAAAAACTTCAAACCCAAGTTACTATCCACTCAATCCCAACTCCAGAACCTCTCTTCCTCTCCTCTAAAATCCACGGTGGCTTGTTCTAGCTCTGGACCTATCCGACAAAACATGACTACTGTCTCTCAATGCTTCTCAACCAAACAAGAACCTGTCGAGTCAGATAAAAGCTCACTCCTTGTGGTTTCATTCTACAAGTTCGCTGATTTTCCAGACCATGCTGATCTAAGAAAGCCCCTCAAGGATCTCTGCGAAGAATTg TGTGTTTCAGGTGGAATCATACTAGCACCAGAAGGAATCAACGGAAGTATCTGTGGGAGCCGTGAATCAGTGGAGAGAGTGTTGGCGTTTATACAGAGTGATGTCCGTTTGAGTGGTCTGAGGCAAGTGGAGACGCCAGTGAGTCCTGAACAAGAAGCAATACACCATGGACATAGCAGTGGCTCTCCACTTGCGGCTGGTGAGGATGCTCCGTTTAGATGGGATCACGTTAGGGTCAAACTCAAGAAAGag ATTGTCACGCTTGGAATGCCGAGTGTCTCGCCTATTGAAAGAGTTGGAACATATGTGAGCCCTGAGGAATGGAATGAACTGATCAGTGATCCGGAAACT GTAGTGATTGATGTGAGGAACACCTATGAGACTAGGATTGGGAAGTTCAAAGGAGCTGTGGATCCATGCACCACAGCTTTCAGGCATTTCCCATCTTGGGTTGAGGATCAGTTTGCATTGAAGCAAGAAGGCAATGAAACGCAAGCAAAGGTGgagaaaaatgaagaagagaaagCTGAGAAACCGAAGGGGCTGCCACGGATTGCTATGTACTGCACTGGAGGAATCAGATGTGAGAAAGCTTCAAGCTTTCTTCTTAGCCAAGGCTTCGAAGAG GTGTATCATCTGAAAGGTGGGATACTGAAGTACCTAGAGCAAGTCCCCAAAACAGAGAGCTTGTGGGAAGGAGAATGCTTTGTGTTTGACAAACGTGTGTCAGTGGAACATGGTTTAGCACAAGGAACACATAAACTCTGCTATGGATGCAAGCAGCCTATAAGTGATGAAGACATGGAAGCTCCAGAGTATGAGTCTGGAGTCTCTTGTCCTTACTGTTACTCTGAGAAGTccgaagaggagaaagaaagaGCAAGAGCAAGGCAGATTCAGTTTGAGGAATGGGGTGTAATTGGTGGTCCGGATAAAGGTCGTAGGCCTGCTACTAAACCGGATAGTCCAAGAAAGAGCAGTGCCAAGTTTGGTTCTTCAATATAG